The Planctomicrobium piriforme genome window below encodes:
- the folE gene encoding GTP cyclohydrolase I FolE, whose translation MSEETASQGKPVDQPRIERAVREILAAIGEDPDRNGLLETPARVARMYAELFSGLHLDPARHLKKTFEETYDELVLIRDITFNSMCEHHLLPFIGTAHVGYIPKGSVVGISKLARIVEEISHRPQVQERMTEQIADLLVQELDPKGAIVVIEAEHSCMTIRGVRKPGAMTITSAVRGLFRKNESSRAEAMSLINGHR comes from the coding sequence ATGTCGGAAGAGACTGCATCTCAGGGTAAACCGGTCGACCAGCCGCGAATCGAGCGCGCCGTGCGGGAAATTCTCGCGGCCATCGGCGAAGACCCGGACCGCAACGGGTTGCTCGAAACGCCGGCCCGAGTGGCGCGCATGTACGCCGAACTCTTCAGCGGCCTCCATCTCGACCCTGCCCGGCATCTGAAAAAGACTTTTGAAGAAACCTACGACGAACTGGTCCTGATCCGGGACATCACGTTCAACAGCATGTGCGAGCACCACCTGCTCCCCTTCATCGGCACCGCCCATGTCGGCTACATCCCCAAAGGGAGCGTCGTCGGCATCAGCAAACTTGCCCGAATCGTGGAAGAGATCTCGCACCGCCCACAGGTGCAGGAACGGATGACCGAGCAGATTGCCGACCTGCTGGTTCAGGAACTCGACCCCAAGGGAGCCATTGTCGTCATCGAGGCGGAACACTCGTGCATGACGATCCGCGGCGTCCGCAAACCTGGTGCGATGACCATCACCAGCGCCGTCCGCGGCCTGTTCAGGAAGAACGAATCAAGCCGCGCCGAAGCCATGTCCCTCATCAATGGACATCGGTGA
- a CDS encoding pre-peptidase C-terminal domain-containing protein, translating into MVGSNWLQRVAVRMGVRVGAGGHRRRAGCPASFLEHPARVEFLEARTLLAGLPIFEADFGDGNGAPSADGFEKQSLGDLWHVSTGHRDAPGHSGPFSLYYGKNEGDNGGGTYDTGAANAGSVILSGVSVPVEGALLSFKSLVEREPTANTIGADRLKVLISTDDGVNFLDQGLDFPSSTNGLFLQFGVDLSAFAGQTIQLQFSFDTVDASNNNFEGWYIDDVLVIGNDLDDQMGEDIPVAIGSTTSGVIDTHSDVDLYSFTAQAGQSLSFDIDRPDTALDSWLRLFDAAGNEITFNDDAPGPGEVHSGESYLEHTFTADGTYYVGVSGFENKDYDVLTGLGDIDVGVMGDYTLTIKDFDPDDQISEATSLGVNGITFGEIRKFDDVDMFAVTAKAGQTLAFDVDRPVDSTIDSYLRLFDAAGNPLAQNNDAAAPGESTPTKDSFFEFTFPLSGTYYVAVSGNGNISYDPVTGENDSFGLPGSYALSVFNLSPDIGSFGADVTFTENDAPVRFAAAATVSALFNPTFDGGALTASLTSGGQAGLVLSILPGGGGANAVSVTGNEVRVNNVLIGSFTGGAAGQPLVVTLNANANPARIQALLRRFAVGSNSETLVTATHTLNVTLDDGQGHASPIVGKNVNVIGVNDPPSDLLFSSTSVAENLPAGTVVATLTPVDLDTTSGFFFLLETPAGTTDGVEFEIVGRKLRTKSSFNFEAKSSYSFVISVSDGFGGASFPVTINVTNVNEAPVLGEISGSTGYTENAAPVVIAPAATVADVDSPNFEGGKLTVSITANKQSTDVLSIKTSAALTITNGNEIRLNGVLLGTFTGGTQNVGLTITLTANATVGRTQNLLRNIAFSSTSENPSTLPRTLQFKLSDGDNATSAALTKTVNLTAVNDAPVVSGFDGSVAYVGPSAVILDNNAVVTDVDSANFSGGKLTVSLTFNTQGSDLLSIRNQGTGAGQIGVSGAEVTFGGIVIGTFTGGTNKVALVITFNASTTPAAVQALVRNLQFKNMAAAPSTLPRNVRVLLTDGDNGTSAAVNKTITFG; encoded by the coding sequence ATGGTCGGGTCAAACTGGCTGCAGCGGGTCGCGGTGCGCATGGGTGTTCGTGTTGGCGCAGGCGGGCATCGGCGTCGAGCGGGCTGCCCTGCAAGTTTCTTAGAACATCCCGCCCGCGTGGAGTTCCTGGAGGCTCGCACGCTGCTGGCCGGGCTACCGATTTTTGAAGCCGATTTCGGCGACGGGAACGGGGCTCCCTCGGCAGACGGATTTGAGAAACAGTCGTTAGGCGACCTTTGGCATGTGTCGACGGGGCACCGGGATGCTCCTGGCCATTCGGGGCCCTTCAGTCTGTATTACGGAAAAAATGAGGGGGATAACGGCGGTGGAACGTACGACACCGGGGCTGCCAACGCGGGGTCGGTGATCTTGTCTGGGGTCAGCGTTCCAGTGGAGGGAGCTCTGTTGTCGTTTAAGTCGCTGGTCGAACGGGAGCCCACGGCCAACACTATCGGCGCTGATCGCCTCAAAGTGCTCATCTCGACTGACGACGGCGTGAATTTTCTGGATCAGGGACTCGATTTTCCGAGTTCGACGAACGGGCTGTTCCTGCAATTCGGCGTTGACCTGTCCGCGTTTGCCGGCCAGACGATTCAGTTGCAGTTCTCGTTCGACACCGTCGATGCGTCCAATAACAATTTCGAAGGCTGGTACATCGACGATGTCCTGGTCATCGGGAACGACCTCGACGACCAGATGGGCGAAGACATCCCGGTTGCCATCGGCTCGACGACATCCGGCGTAATCGACACACACTCCGACGTGGACCTGTACTCGTTCACGGCGCAGGCCGGGCAAAGCCTGTCGTTCGATATCGACCGGCCGGATACGGCGCTGGATTCCTGGCTGAGGCTCTTCGACGCCGCCGGCAACGAAATTACATTCAATGATGATGCGCCCGGACCGGGCGAAGTCCATTCAGGGGAATCGTATCTGGAGCATACCTTCACCGCGGATGGAACGTACTACGTCGGCGTGTCGGGCTTTGAGAATAAGGACTACGACGTCCTCACCGGACTGGGGGACATCGACGTCGGCGTGATGGGAGACTATACGCTGACGATCAAAGACTTTGATCCGGACGACCAGATCAGTGAGGCGACCTCGTTGGGCGTGAATGGAATTACCTTTGGAGAGATCCGAAAGTTTGATGACGTCGACATGTTCGCTGTGACGGCGAAGGCTGGCCAGACCTTGGCCTTTGATGTGGATCGACCGGTTGATTCCACGATCGATTCCTACCTGAGGCTGTTTGACGCAGCGGGCAATCCGCTGGCCCAGAACAATGATGCCGCCGCACCCGGCGAATCTACGCCGACAAAAGACTCCTTCTTCGAATTCACGTTTCCTTTGTCCGGAACCTACTATGTCGCGGTTTCCGGCAATGGGAACATTAGTTACGACCCGGTGACAGGGGAGAATGACAGCTTCGGACTTCCCGGGAGCTATGCGTTGTCCGTGTTCAATCTTTCTCCGGACATCGGATCGTTCGGGGCAGACGTGACATTCACCGAAAACGATGCCCCCGTGCGATTTGCTGCCGCGGCGACGGTGAGCGCGCTGTTCAACCCGACTTTTGACGGGGGTGCCCTGACTGCCTCGCTCACATCAGGAGGCCAGGCGGGCCTGGTCCTTTCGATCCTGCCTGGCGGGGGAGGAGCAAATGCGGTGTCGGTCACGGGCAATGAGGTGCGGGTGAATAATGTGTTGATCGGATCATTCACCGGCGGCGCTGCTGGTCAGCCGCTGGTGGTGACGCTCAATGCCAATGCGAATCCGGCCAGGATTCAGGCTCTGCTGCGACGGTTCGCCGTGGGCAGCAACAGCGAGACGCTGGTCACAGCCACCCATACACTGAATGTGACTCTGGATGACGGTCAGGGGCACGCCAGTCCGATCGTCGGCAAGAACGTCAACGTCATCGGGGTCAATGACCCCCCGAGTGATCTGCTGTTCTCATCGACGAGCGTCGCTGAGAATCTGCCGGCGGGGACCGTCGTAGCCACGCTGACTCCTGTTGATCTGGATACGACCAGCGGCTTCTTCTTCCTCCTTGAAACTCCCGCCGGCACCACGGATGGGGTGGAATTTGAAATTGTCGGCCGGAAGCTGCGAACCAAGTCCAGCTTTAACTTCGAAGCCAAGAGCAGCTATTCCTTCGTGATCAGCGTGAGTGACGGTTTCGGCGGTGCTTCTTTTCCCGTGACGATCAATGTCACGAACGTGAATGAAGCCCCGGTGCTGGGCGAAATCAGCGGTTCCACCGGCTACACGGAAAACGCCGCCCCGGTGGTGATTGCTCCCGCCGCGACAGTTGCCGATGTGGACTCGCCGAATTTCGAAGGAGGCAAGCTGACGGTTTCAATCACCGCGAACAAGCAGTCGACGGACGTACTGTCGATCAAGACAAGTGCCGCGCTGACGATCACCAACGGCAACGAGATTCGCCTGAACGGCGTGCTGCTGGGGACGTTCACTGGCGGAACACAGAACGTGGGGCTGACGATCACGTTGACTGCCAATGCAACAGTCGGCAGGACTCAAAACCTGTTGAGGAACATCGCTTTCAGCAGCACGTCGGAAAATCCCTCGACGCTGCCGAGAACCTTGCAGTTCAAACTGTCCGACGGGGATAACGCCACGAGTGCTGCCCTGACGAAGACCGTCAATCTCACCGCAGTGAATGATGCTCCTGTTGTGAGCGGCTTCGACGGCAGCGTGGCTTACGTCGGGCCGTCAGCGGTCATTCTGGATAACAACGCCGTTGTGACGGATGTCGACTCGGCGAACTTCAGCGGCGGCAAGTTGACGGTCTCGCTCACCTTCAACACTCAAGGATCCGATCTCCTTTCCATTCGCAATCAGGGAACCGGCGCAGGCCAGATCGGCGTCAGCGGCGCGGAAGTCACCTTTGGCGGAATCGTGATTGGGACGTTCACCGGCGGCACGAACAAGGTGGCACTGGTGATCACCTTTAATGCCAGCACGACGCCGGCGGCCGTGCAGGCTCTCGTCCGGAATCTACAGTTCAAAAATATGGCCGCCGCACCCTCGACATTGCCCCGCAATGTGCGAGTACTCCTGACCGATGGTGACAACGGCACGAGCGCCGCCGTGAACAAGACAATCACCTTCGGGTGA
- a CDS encoding DUF1559 domain-containing protein, translated as MASLGRRAGFTLIELLVVVAIVAVLVGLLLPAVQTAREAARRMQCRNNLKQLGLALHNYQEVHGVFPRVCFQGSGSVSGWQGFSVHTMLLPQLDQAALYNQLNLNLTFTTGSNGTLKNTPIAAFLCPSDLGGQQVKGAGNNYVVSGGPSLMMISPTPGFGIGGSPGTQIADADQIGMFNIRRNVGMQDLLDGTSNVMAASEGIIGDGITTAYRLGDHVRNTAFPSGMPNTFATAAQLDAYGVSCLAGSATHYSDPHKEWINGMPSQTAFNSLNRPNSTNPDCHECTTCGWYDSRGVWNARSRHTGGVSVLLGDGAVRFVGDSTDLLTWQRLGAIADGNPLGEF; from the coding sequence ATGGCTTCCCTGGGCAGGAGGGCGGGCTTTACGTTAATTGAGTTGCTGGTGGTCGTGGCGATTGTGGCGGTGCTGGTTGGCTTGTTGTTACCGGCTGTGCAGACCGCCAGAGAAGCGGCGCGGCGGATGCAGTGCCGGAACAATCTCAAGCAGCTGGGACTGGCGCTGCACAATTATCAGGAAGTGCATGGCGTCTTTCCCCGCGTCTGTTTCCAGGGATCGGGCAGCGTCTCTGGCTGGCAGGGATTCAGCGTCCACACGATGCTGTTGCCGCAACTGGATCAAGCGGCGCTTTACAATCAGTTGAACCTGAATCTGACGTTCACCACCGGGTCGAACGGTACGCTCAAAAACACGCCGATTGCGGCTTTTTTGTGTCCTTCGGATCTCGGGGGACAACAAGTCAAAGGAGCCGGGAATAATTATGTCGTCAGCGGTGGACCATCGCTGATGATGATTTCTCCGACGCCGGGCTTCGGAATTGGCGGTTCGCCTGGAACTCAGATCGCCGATGCTGACCAGATTGGAATGTTCAATATCCGGCGAAACGTCGGGATGCAGGATCTGCTCGACGGTACTTCTAATGTCATGGCGGCATCAGAAGGGATTATTGGCGACGGCATCACGACGGCCTATCGTCTCGGTGATCATGTGCGGAACACCGCCTTCCCGTCCGGAATGCCGAATACCTTCGCGACGGCGGCTCAGCTTGATGCTTATGGAGTGAGCTGCTTAGCCGGGTCGGCGACACACTATAGCGACCCGCATAAAGAGTGGATCAACGGCATGCCGTCTCAGACGGCGTTCAATTCACTCAACCGGCCGAACTCGACGAACCCCGATTGCCATGAATGCACCACTTGCGGGTGGTATGACAGCCGCGGCGTGTGGAATGCCCGTAGCCGGCACACTGGCGGCGTGAGCGTGCTACTGGGGGACGGTGCCGTGCGGTTTGTCGGCGATTCGACCGACCTGTTGACCTGGCAACGGCTGGGAGCGATTGCGGATGGGAACCCGCTGGGAGAGTTTTGA
- a CDS encoding sugar phosphate isomerase/epimerase family protein, whose translation MSHASPKLHNAMWPGLVGKEPGTDNPPISLDRMLELTASASVNGKKFDGIDCFLFHPHTDPDADEAALKAMADKVASYGFNIGSLVAPVWPGTVGDSAMGDAEARKKFVLAVEKACRIAKIFNQHGVRKYGVIRIDSATGAAGWYDNPEANTKKIAETFREAAKVAADHGERLAAEGEICWAGMHSWKDMVNLLEAVDMPQTVGFQADLAHTYLYLMGYNAPEHALLKAGYKDAEFWPAYKQMTDALRPWTIDFHVAQNDGTVHGTGSHDKTGKHCPADDPNGKLDIVKCAGYWLQGAQERGIEHICWDGCMFPNSMLETQQTWNTILGTMIKVRDAHGWN comes from the coding sequence ATGTCTCATGCTTCGCCGAAATTGCATAACGCCATGTGGCCCGGACTGGTTGGCAAGGAACCAGGCACCGACAACCCGCCCATCTCTCTCGACCGCATGCTCGAACTGACCGCCAGCGCGAGCGTCAATGGCAAGAAGTTCGACGGCATCGACTGCTTCCTGTTTCATCCCCATACCGATCCCGATGCCGATGAAGCCGCACTCAAAGCGATGGCCGACAAGGTCGCCAGCTACGGCTTCAACATCGGTTCGCTCGTTGCCCCCGTGTGGCCAGGCACTGTCGGCGACTCCGCCATGGGTGACGCCGAAGCCCGTAAAAAATTCGTCCTCGCGGTCGAAAAAGCCTGTCGTATTGCCAAAATTTTCAACCAGCACGGCGTGCGGAAATACGGCGTAATTCGCATCGACTCAGCCACAGGCGCTGCCGGCTGGTATGACAACCCGGAGGCGAACACCAAGAAGATTGCGGAAACGTTCCGCGAAGCGGCCAAGGTCGCCGCCGACCACGGCGAACGCCTCGCCGCCGAAGGGGAAATCTGCTGGGCCGGCATGCACTCCTGGAAAGACATGGTCAACCTGCTTGAAGCGGTCGACATGCCCCAGACCGTCGGCTTTCAGGCGGATCTCGCCCATACCTATCTCTATCTGATGGGCTACAACGCTCCCGAACATGCCCTGCTGAAAGCGGGTTACAAAGACGCCGAATTCTGGCCGGCCTACAAGCAGATGACCGACGCCCTGCGTCCCTGGACGATCGACTTCCACGTCGCTCAGAACGACGGCACCGTCCACGGCACCGGCAGTCACGACAAGACCGGCAAACACTGCCCTGCCGACGACCCGAACGGCAAGCTCGACATTGTGAAGTGCGCCGGGTACTGGCTGCAGGGAGCCCAGGAGCGCGGTATCGAACACATCTGCTGGGACGGCTGTATGTTCCCCAACTCGATGCTCGAAACCCAGCAGACCTGGAACACGATCCTCGGCACGATGATCAAAGTCCGCGACGCCCACGGCTGGAACTGA
- a CDS encoding protein-L-isoaspartate(D-aspartate) O-methyltransferase, giving the protein MTFVNQRQQMVAEQLETRHIDDPRVLDAMAAVPREQFVQLAQQQSAYNDSALPLEHHQTISQPYTVAFMAQALRLKSEDVVLEIGTGSGYGAAVLSRLAKRVDTIERIPELASQARERLKQLGYSNVRVFVGDGTSGLPEHAPYDAICVTAAGQTLPPAYAAQLKPGGRILIPLVNWSDAQTMTLFTKTGTELKKRELGSFRFVPLIGAYAVSPADR; this is encoded by the coding sequence ATGACATTCGTCAACCAGCGGCAACAAATGGTGGCCGAGCAACTGGAAACCCGTCACATCGACGATCCGCGCGTCCTCGACGCCATGGCCGCAGTCCCTCGCGAGCAGTTCGTGCAACTGGCTCAACAGCAGTCTGCCTACAACGATTCGGCCCTGCCTCTCGAACACCACCAGACAATTTCTCAACCCTACACCGTCGCTTTCATGGCGCAGGCATTGAGATTGAAATCGGAGGACGTCGTTCTCGAAATCGGAACCGGCTCAGGGTATGGCGCTGCGGTCCTCTCCCGGCTGGCAAAGAGAGTCGACACCATTGAACGCATCCCCGAACTCGCCAGCCAGGCCCGCGAGCGACTCAAACAGCTCGGTTATTCGAATGTCCGGGTCTTCGTCGGCGACGGCACTTCCGGCCTGCCGGAACACGCTCCCTACGACGCCATCTGCGTCACCGCGGCCGGCCAGACCCTCCCACCGGCCTATGCCGCTCAACTCAAACCCGGCGGTCGCATCCTGATTCCGCTCGTCAACTGGTCCGACGCCCAGACGATGACGCTGTTCACCAAAACCGGCACGGAACTGAAAAAACGAGAACTCGGCAGCTTCCGCTTCGTCCCGCTGATCGGCGCCTATGCCGTCTCCCCTGCCGATCGCTGA
- a CDS encoding pyruvate carboxylase produces MKKFQKLLVANRSEIAIRVFRTASELEIRTVAIYAYEDRFALHRFKADEAYQVGKPGEPIRSYLDIPSIIAVAKEVGVDAIHPGYGFLSEKPEFAAACEAAGITFVGPRVDLLENLGDKTAARRIAVQAQVPVLAGTENPLKDAEEGLQLAAGLGYPVMLKAAHGGGGRGMRIVESEDQLAGAYESARQESLTAFGSPDIFIEKYIRHARHIEVQLLGDQHGNLVHLYERDCSVQRRHQKVIEIAPAVNLDPAVRDAICEAALAIGRQVNYQNAGTVEFLVDAETQKFFFIEVNPRIQVEHTVTEEVTGIDIVRSQIMVAQGARLDDPEIGITSQSNVKVNGYALQCRVTTEDPANNFVPDYGRIAHYRSASGMGIRLDAGTAFSGAFVHPYYDSLMVKVSARGRRFSEAARRMDRCLREFRVRGVKTNIPFLLNVLNHPDFLAGRCTTTFIDQTPSLFDFPRRRDRATRILRYIGETIVNGNPLVKGRPVATRRLPAPLPKYDVTQPRPAGSRDKFKELGAEKFSQWIKDQQRLLITDTTFRDAHQSLHATRFRTYDMLKVVEAYSYLLPELFSLEMWGGATFDTSMRFLKECPWERLARMREQCPNILFQMLLRASSAVGYSNFPDNLVKNFVKEAAAAGNDIFRVFDALNWADNMQVAIEAVCESGGICEAAICYTGDLLNPNRTKYDLKYYITLAKQLEKMGSHILAIKDMAGLCKPEAAEILVKALKQEVGLPIHFHTHDTAGIQAASLLLASKAGVDVVDAAMAPMSGGTSQVNLNTLCESLRNQPRDTGLDSRELDGMAEYWRVVREFYMPFESVVLPGTADLYNHEMPGGQYTNLFEQARALGMADRWSEICKAYADVNQMFGDIVKVTPTSKAVGDMALFMVANELTPADLLASERELAFPESVIDLISGAMGQPPGGFPEAVQKRILKDKKPFEGRPGATLPPIDFKAAAQKMVPILGREPTERELLSWVMYPGVFKDYAKHRQDYGDTSVLPTPVFFFGMQSGEEFASDIEPGKTLFIKFLATGSPHPDGTRTVFFELNGQPRDVTIDDRSVESTIQKNIKADTTNPSHIAASMPGMVVSVVVQAGDKVKKGQKMLVVEAMKMQTTLNADREGTIGQLLVKAGTQVATGDLLLTIE; encoded by the coding sequence ATGAAAAAATTCCAGAAGCTGCTCGTCGCCAATCGCAGTGAAATCGCCATTCGCGTGTTCCGCACGGCCTCGGAACTGGAGATCCGCACTGTCGCAATCTACGCCTATGAAGACCGTTTCGCTCTGCATCGCTTCAAGGCGGACGAAGCGTATCAGGTCGGAAAGCCGGGCGAGCCGATCCGTTCCTACCTGGATATTCCCTCGATCATCGCCGTCGCGAAAGAAGTCGGCGTCGACGCCATTCATCCTGGCTACGGGTTCCTCTCTGAAAAGCCGGAATTCGCGGCGGCTTGTGAAGCGGCTGGAATCACGTTTGTCGGGCCGCGCGTGGACCTGTTGGAAAATCTCGGCGACAAGACCGCTGCCCGACGGATTGCAGTGCAAGCGCAGGTGCCGGTGCTGGCAGGCACCGAGAACCCGTTGAAGGATGCCGAGGAAGGCCTGCAACTGGCCGCCGGACTGGGGTATCCCGTGATGTTGAAAGCGGCGCATGGAGGAGGCGGTCGCGGGATGCGAATCGTCGAATCGGAAGATCAACTGGCGGGAGCGTATGAGTCCGCCAGGCAGGAGTCGCTGACGGCGTTTGGCAGTCCCGACATCTTTATTGAGAAGTACATTCGCCACGCCCGGCACATCGAAGTGCAATTGCTGGGGGATCAGCACGGGAATCTGGTGCATTTGTACGAGCGCGATTGCTCGGTGCAACGGCGGCATCAGAAGGTGATCGAAATCGCGCCGGCGGTGAATCTCGATCCGGCCGTGCGCGATGCCATCTGCGAAGCGGCGCTCGCCATTGGGCGGCAGGTCAATTACCAGAACGCCGGGACCGTCGAATTCCTCGTGGATGCCGAGACGCAGAAGTTCTTCTTCATTGAGGTGAATCCACGCATTCAGGTGGAACACACGGTCACGGAAGAGGTGACCGGGATTGATATCGTTCGGTCGCAGATCATGGTGGCTCAAGGCGCCCGACTGGATGATCCTGAAATCGGCATCACGTCGCAGAGCAACGTCAAGGTGAACGGCTACGCTCTGCAATGCCGAGTTACAACGGAAGACCCGGCCAATAACTTCGTGCCGGATTACGGTCGCATTGCGCATTATCGCTCGGCCAGCGGGATGGGAATTCGTCTCGACGCCGGAACCGCATTCTCAGGTGCGTTCGTGCATCCTTACTACGACTCGCTGATGGTGAAGGTCTCTGCCCGAGGGCGACGGTTCTCGGAAGCGGCGCGGCGGATGGACCGGTGCCTGCGCGAGTTTCGCGTGCGGGGTGTGAAGACGAACATTCCGTTCTTGCTGAACGTCTTGAACCATCCTGATTTTCTGGCGGGTCGCTGCACGACCACTTTCATCGATCAGACGCCTTCGCTGTTCGACTTCCCTCGCCGTCGCGATCGTGCGACCCGAATTCTGCGTTATATCGGCGAGACGATTGTGAACGGGAATCCGCTGGTGAAGGGGCGGCCTGTGGCGACCAGACGCCTGCCTGCCCCGTTGCCGAAGTACGACGTCACGCAGCCCCGTCCGGCGGGTTCGCGCGACAAGTTCAAAGAACTGGGGGCTGAGAAGTTTTCGCAGTGGATCAAGGACCAGCAGCGGCTGCTGATTACCGACACGACGTTTCGCGACGCCCATCAGTCGCTGCATGCGACGCGATTCCGCACGTATGACATGCTGAAAGTGGTGGAAGCGTACTCGTACCTGTTGCCGGAACTGTTCTCGCTTGAGATGTGGGGCGGGGCGACGTTCGATACTTCAATGCGATTTTTGAAGGAGTGTCCCTGGGAACGTCTGGCGCGGATGCGGGAGCAGTGCCCGAACATTCTGTTTCAGATGCTGCTGCGGGCGTCGAGCGCGGTGGGGTATTCGAACTTCCCGGATAACCTCGTGAAGAACTTTGTGAAAGAGGCGGCCGCGGCAGGGAACGACATCTTCCGCGTGTTCGACGCCCTGAACTGGGCCGACAACATGCAGGTGGCGATCGAAGCGGTGTGCGAGTCAGGCGGCATCTGCGAAGCGGCCATCTGCTACACCGGCGATCTACTGAATCCCAATCGCACCAAGTACGACCTGAAGTATTACATCACTCTGGCGAAGCAGTTGGAGAAGATGGGGTCGCACATTCTGGCGATCAAGGACATGGCGGGTCTGTGTAAGCCGGAGGCGGCCGAGATTCTGGTCAAAGCCCTGAAGCAGGAAGTGGGACTGCCTATTCATTTCCACACGCACGATACGGCGGGGATTCAGGCGGCATCGCTGCTGTTGGCTTCCAAGGCCGGCGTGGATGTGGTCGATGCGGCGATGGCTCCGATGTCAGGTGGAACGTCGCAGGTGAACCTCAACACGCTGTGCGAGTCGCTCCGCAATCAGCCGCGTGATACCGGACTCGATTCCCGCGAACTCGACGGCATGGCGGAATACTGGCGCGTGGTCCGCGAGTTCTACATGCCTTTTGAGAGCGTGGTGCTGCCAGGCACGGCGGATCTGTACAACCATGAAATGCCTGGGGGACAGTACACCAACCTGTTCGAACAGGCCCGGGCATTGGGGATGGCCGATCGCTGGAGCGAGATCTGCAAGGCCTACGCCGACGTGAACCAGATGTTCGGCGATATCGTGAAGGTGACGCCAACCTCGAAAGCGGTAGGCGATATGGCGCTGTTCATGGTCGCCAATGAACTCACCCCGGCTGACCTGCTGGCGAGCGAGCGCGAACTGGCGTTCCCTGAATCGGTCATCGATCTCATCAGCGGGGCGATGGGCCAGCCGCCGGGCGGATTCCCGGAAGCCGTGCAGAAGCGAATCCTAAAAGACAAGAAGCCGTTTGAAGGACGGCCTGGCGCGACATTGCCGCCCATCGATTTCAAAGCCGCGGCTCAGAAGATGGTGCCGATCCTCGGTCGCGAGCCGACCGAGCGCGAGCTGCTGAGCTGGGTGATGTACCCCGGCGTGTTCAAGGACTACGCCAAGCACCGTCAGGATTACGGCGACACCAGCGTGCTGCCGACGCCGGTCTTCTTCTTCGGCATGCAGTCCGGAGAAGAGTTCGCCTCGGACATCGAGCCGGGCAAAACGCTGTTCATCAAATTCCTGGCGACCGGCAGCCCGCACCCTGACGGCACTCGGACCGTGTTCTTCGAATTGAACGGCCAGCCTCGCGATGTGACGATCGACGACCGCTCGGTCGAATCGACGATTCAGAAGAACATCAAAGCCGACACGACCAACCCGAGCCACATCGCCGCGAGCATGCCAGGCATGGTGGTGAGCGTCGTCGTCCAGGCGGGCGACAAGGTGAAGAAGGGCCAAAAGATGCTGGTGGTCGAAGCCATGAAGATGCAAACGACCCTGAACGCCGACCGCGAAGGAACAATCGGCCAGCTTCTGGTCAAAGCCGGTACCCAGGTGGCGACAGGGGATTTGCTGTTGACGATTGAGTAA